The sequence tgattattgctatatgtacattgttagtatcttattgatgaaaatatagcaccatattccattgttatgtattaaatatgtaagaaactcatgaatattgatgatgggtgctatgttatgaacatgaacatgaacatgaaaagaaaaggattgatttttacatgatatagagcttgttgacatcatgggtggttttaagtccaccaaaNNNNNNNNNNNNNNNNNNNNNNNNNNNNNNNNNNNNNNNNNNNNNNNNNNNNNNNNNNNNNNNNNNNNNNNNNNNNNNNNNNNNNNNNNNNNNNNNNNNNNNNNNNNNNNNNNNNNNNNNNNNNNNNNNNNNNNNNNNNNNNNNNNNNNNNNNNNNNNNNNNNNNNNNNNNNNNNNNNNNNNNNNNNNNNNNNNNNNNNNNNNNNNNNNNNNNNNNNNNNNNNNNNNNNNNNNNNNNNNNNNNNNNNNNNNNNNNNNNNNNNNNNNNNNNNNNNNNNNNNNNNNNNNNNNNNNNNNNNNNNNNNNNNNNNNNNNNNNNNNNNNNNNNNNNNNNNNNNNNNNNNNNNNNNNNNNNNNNNNNNNNNNNNNNNNNNNNNNNNNNNNNNNNNNNNNNNNNNNNNNNNNNNNNNNNNNNNNNNNNNNNNNNNNNNNNNNNNNNNNNNNNNNNNNNNNNNNNNNNNNNNNNNNNNNNNNNNNNNNNNNNNNNNNNNNNNNNNNNNNNNNNNNNNNNNNNNNNNNNNNNNNNNNNNNNNNNNNNNNNNNNNNNNNNNNNNNNNNNNNNNNNNNNNNNNNNNNNNNNNNNNNNNNNNNNNNNNNNNNNNNNNNNNNNNNNNNNNNNNNNNNNNNNNNNNNNNNNNNNNNNNNNNNNNNNNNNNNNNNNNNNNNNNNNNNNNNNNNNNNNNNNNNNNNNNNNNNNNNNNNNNNNNNNNNNNNNNNNNNNNNNNNNNNNNNNNNNNNNNNNNNNNNNNNNNNNNNNNNNNNNNNNNNNNNNNNNNNNNNNNNNNNNNNNNNNNNNNNNNNNNNNNNNNNNNNNNNNNNNNNNNNNNNNNNNNNNNNNNNNNNNNNNNNNNNNNNNNNNNNNNNNNNNNNNNNNNNNNNNNNNNNNNNNNNNNNNNNNNNNNNNNNNNNNNNNNNNNNNNNNNNNNNNNNNNNNNNNNNNNNNNNNNNNNNNNNNNNNNNNNNNNNNNNNNNNNNNNNNNNNNNNNNNNNNNNNNNNNNNNNNNNNNNNNNNNNNNNNNNNNNNNNNNNNNNNNNNNNNNNNNNNNNNNNNNNNNNNNNNNNNNNNNNNNNNNNNNNNNNNNNNNNNNNNNNNNNNNNNNNNNNNNNNNNNNNNNNNNNNNNNNNNNNNNNNNNNNNNNNNNNNNNNNNNNNNNNNNNNNNNNNNNNNNNNNNNNNNNNNNNNNNNNNNNNNNNNNNNNNNNNNNNNNNNNNNNNNNNNNNNNNNNNNNNNNNNNNNNNNNNNNNNNNNNNNNNNNNNNNNNNNNNNNNNNNNNNNNNNNNNNNNNNNNNNNNNNNNNNNNNNNNNNNNNNNNNNNNNNNNNNNNNNNNNNNNNNNNNNNNNNNNNNNNNNNNNNNNNNNNNNNNNNNNNNNNNNNNNNNNNNNNNNNNNNNNNNNNNNNNNNNNNNNNNNNNNNNNNNNNNNNNNNNNNNNNNNNNNNNNNNNNNNNNNNNNNNNNNNNNNNNNNNNNNNNNNNNNNNNNNNNNNNNNNNNNNNNNNNNNNNNNNNNNNNNNNNNNNNNNNNNNNNNNNNNNNNNNNNNNNNNNNNNNNNNNNNNNNNNNNNNNNNNNNNNNNNNNNNNNNNNNNNNNNNNNNNNNNNNNNNNNNNNNNNNNNNNNNNNNNNNNNNNNNNNNNNNNNNNNNNNNNNNNNNNNNNNNNNNNNNNNNNNNNNNNNNNNNNNNNNNNNNNNNNNNNNNNNNNNNNNNNNNNNNNNNNNNNNNNNNNNNNNNNNNNNNNNNNNNNNNNNNNNNNNNNNNNNNNNNNNNNNNNNNNNNNNNNNNNNNNNNNNNNNNNNNNNNNNNNNNNNNNNNNNNNNNNNNNNNNNNNNNNNNNNNNNNNNNNNNNNNNNNNNNNNNNNNNNNNNNNNNNNNNNNNNNNNNNNNNNNNNNNNNNNNNNNNNNNNNNNNNNNNNNNNNNNNNNNNNNNNNNNNNNNNNNNNNNNNNNNNNNNNNNNNNNNNNNNNNNNNNNNNNNNNNNNNNNNNNNNNNNNNNNNNNNNNNNNNNNNNNNNNNNNNNNNNNNNNNNNNNNNNNNNNNNNNNNNNNNNNNNNNNNNNNNNNNNNNNNNNNNNNNNNNNNNNNNNNNNNNNNNNNNNNNNNNNNNNNNNNNNNNNNNNNNNNNNNNNNNNNNNNNNNNNNNNNNNNNNNNNNNNNNNNNNNNNNNNNNNNNNNNNNNNNNNNNNNNNNNNNNNNNNNNNNNNNNNNNNNNNNNNNNNNNNNNNNNNNNNNNNNNNNNNNNNNNNNNNNNNNNNNNNNNNNNNNNNNNNNNNNNNNNNNNNNNNNNNNNNNNNNNNNNNNNNNNNNNNNNNNNNNNNNNNNNNNNNNNNNNNNNNNNNNNNNNNNNNNNNNNNNNNNNNNNNNNNNNNNNNNNNNNNNNNNNNNNNNNNNNNNNNNNNNNNNNNNNNNNNNNNNNNNNNNNNNNNNNNNNNNNNNNNNNNNNNNNNNNNNNNNNNNNNNNNNNNNNNNNNNNNNNNNNNNNNNNNNNNNNNNNNNNNNNNNNNNNNNNNNNNNNNNNNNNNNNNNNNNNNNNNNNNNNNNNNNNNNNNNNNNNNNNNNNNNNNNNNNNNNNNNNNNNNNNNNNNNNNNNNNNNNNNNNNNNNNNNNNNNNNNNNNNNNNNNNNNNNNNNNNNNNNNNNNNNNNNNNNNNNNNNNNNNNNNNNNNNNNNNNNNNNNNNNNNNNNNNNNNNNNNNNNNNNNNNNNNNNNNNNNNNNNNNNNNNNNNNNNNNNNNNNNNNNNNNNNNNNNNNNNNNNNNNNNNNNNNNNNNNNNNNNNNNNNNNNNNNNNNNNNNNNNNNNNNNNNNNNNNNNNNNNNNNNNNNNNNNNNNNNNNNNNNNNNNNNNNNNNNNNNNNNNNNNNNNNNNNNNNNNNNNNNNNNNNNNNNNNNNNNNNNNNNNNNNNNNNNNNNNNNNNNNNNNNNNNNNNNNNNNNNNNNNNNNNNNNNNNNNNNNNNNNNNNNNNNNNNNNNNNNNNNNNNNNNNNNNNNNNNNNNNNNNNNNNNNNNNNNNNNNNNNNNNNNNNNNNNNNNNNNNNNNNNNNNNNNNNNNNNNNNNNNNNNNNNNNNNNNNNNNNNNNNNNNNNNNNNNNNNNNNNNNNNNNNNNNNNNNNNNNNNNNNNNNNNNNNNNNNNNNNNNNNNNNNNNNNNNNNNNNNNNNNNNNNNNNNNNNNNNNNNNNNNNNNNNNNNNNNNNNNNNNNNNNNNNNNNNNNNNNNNNNNNNNNNNNNNNNNNNNNNNNNNNNNNNNNNNNNNNNNNNNNNNNNNNNNNNNNNNNNNNNNNNNNNNNNNNNNNNNNNNNNNNNNNNNNNNNNNNNNNNNNNNNNNNNNNNNNNNNNNNNNNtatgatatgacatggtttaaagattcattgttgtcacgacttgatatgtatgttccttcgacgcatattgatacgtacaagtgccaacttattgagttttataaactcacgtagctcatgtattacaggatcaggtagtgaagagacgtaggatgccggttcgccaatggatgcttgtgacgtgcctcacctcgacaagaaccgggacttattattgtatagcttccgcatatgtattgtactaaaatatgtcagggtttgaaacaagttttacaatgtttatgtctaggtgtatgatgatacagaatatgtttgtatgtaagaatacgattatatatatgtgttgatgttgatgcttgagttgagtttttggtttttacaagaatgtagggacatcatgtcaaaatttttataaaccgtcaaagtgatgccccttgtttgatttgcgtCATACTACatttatatcagtcaaaccctattttgattatagtAATTATGATAAgcatagagtaagggtgtgacaaatACATTTTTAATGATTATCTTGTCGTGGATAATCCTACTCTTAGAGTTATCATCAAATGCAATTCTTGGTTTTTTTGGTCAATAATCTCATACAACAACTTGTCATCACAAGTCATGTGTATATCCAGAAATCAGGTAGATTCTTTAAAACCCTCTTCTTTAGTTCATGTGAtcattgaaatatgattttggTACCCAAATCTAGTTGGGTCCTGAAAGGAGTAACTTTTTCGGGACCAACACTTGAATTAGCCTAATCGTTTGAACCAGGTGATGTTGTGTATTGTGTTCTCTTTCTCACAAAATGAAGTTTGGGTCGTTCATTCTTCCCATCTAGTTGATATCTCTTTTGAACCGACCTGCAGTTATAGTAACAATTAGATTTTCCCTTCACAGAGTAATGTCCGGGTGGACTTGGTTTTCTGCAAGACCATATCGAGCTGTTGTAACCAGATTGACTTTGTCTGATTTTTAACCATGTCTGGTTGGACCTAGAACTCTCCGATTCAACATAATCTAAACCACAATTCTTGCCCCTGTTCTCAAGATTTACATTCTAGTTAACTTGAACATTCGTGCTGATCATGTTTTTATACCGTGCTagattgaacaaaatttatcatCTTGGAGTTGCCTTTGTCTAGACACAATTGGGTATTTACTTCAGAAGAGTTACATTCATTGTTGTCAAATTCTAGCCCAATTATATCACCGACTTATTTTTTAACTCGTGCATCTTCTCAATTGAGGTAGAAGActtgtttcaaaaatttaatagaAGTGTCAATCatttattttcatcaatattttcttgGAACACTCTTCACGTGTCATCATTCTATGCCGCTAgcagattgattttttttttccaggcCGTCAGATTCCTTTCGCTGCGAACAACTAGAGTTGTTCGACTTAtctgttagttttttttttctatcttATCTTCATCGGATAATTGCGATAGTCTTTCCTCAGCAACTAGTTCTTTTATATCATTCTTTTTCTTGTAGGATCTTCTGTCAATTTTACACCATCTCTTTTAGAAAAACTTCTTATAATCTTTCATTAGCTTGTTGCAATATGCAGTAAAATGGCCTTATTTTCCACAATTAAAGCAAACTTGATTTTCATCATATCGGTCCTTTTTTtactataaaaatttaatttagacTGATTTTTCTTCATAAATTTGCCAACAAATAAGGACATAGCATCATTGTTTATTTGGACAGTAAATTTTCTACTGGAAGTTTCTTCGTTAGCAGTTGGAATTGGGGCAGTGGCAGTTAGAGCTTTTTTTTTGTGAAGTTGATAGCTTTTCTTCTTCAGGATTCTCAGCTCAAACTCATAAGTTTTAAGATCAATGAAAAAGTTGTGCAGATCGATTTTATTGAGATCCTTGGACTCGCTTATAGCCACATTCTTTACATCTTATTCTCTTGGCAATGTTGCCATAAcctttaaataaatttagtgGTTAGAGTATTCTTTACTAAGAGATAATTTAGTTCAATAACATTACTACTAAACTGTTTATCAAACTTATTAAGAGTCTCAACGGGCTTCATTTTCGCATTATCGAATTTCTGGATTGCAACGGTTAGCTTGTTCGCTTTAGTATGATCATTGCTCTTGTAGAGCTGGGTCAGATTTTATACTTCGAATTTACTCAGATATGACCGTATGCACTAAGTTAGGAGTTACACGTTTTGAATACGTGTACAGCATATAGAACTTAAATCCGGTCAGATTGACATATGATTTATTGTAGCTAGAGTTAAGAAGTACTACGACTTGACTTCCTTGCATGAACGACTTGAACTCTTGATACAGTCCGAACGACTTTTAAAAAACTTGAATTTACACTTAAAAAGCTGTTGGATCCTACaacaattcaatgatgtttaTTTATCAATCACCAAAATTAGAGGACTAGATATATTATAACAAAaactacataaaaaaaaaacataaatcaagtATTCACGATTATAAGAACGATCGTTTGTCGTTTCACCAAAAGTTATAGCCGGTGATAATGATGcaacttaaatcttttaaatcttaTAGCAGCTCAAACACCACATTTCAATTCTTCTAACCAAAGTGGAGAATTTCGCACCCAACAACTGTAACAAAAAAAATgtcataaaaagaaaaaactcGACAATATAGTCTGttaaatttctttattttttatttttatgatctaAAAACTTGCCAAattgagttttaaaatttaaaatttttttatgttattcatATTTTACCTACCGAAAGTACGAACAATTCAGTTATATTTGTAAGCTTCAATTCGGCGAAAATTCAATactctaatttaaaatttcttgcTTTTTGTTTTTCCTCTCCTTAATTTGGCCTTATCAAACAAGTGGTGCCACGTCACTTGGacataataatttatttcctcaatataaaataatatcgtttttcCCCATATAAATCACGCAGATTGCCTCGTCTGAATTCATTCATCATTCTTCTCTCATATATACAGACACACTCAGCCTCTCTAGCTACCCAAATTTTGAAtattcaacaaaattttcatggcttataTATAAATCTGTGATTCTTGCTCCTTCTcgttttcttttatatttagAAAAACTAAATTTGGGCCAGAGAAATAAGATTTGTGGGACAAATGATGCAGAGGATTGCGTGTTTCCAGAGGTTTCCTCGGTTGCATGTTGCAGAAATTTATGGAACAAAggtatgtttttttaaataaaaaaaaaattaatggtaAATTTGTTTGAAATCACGACAAAAAAAATGTCATTCTACCTTATTAATTTCTCCTCAACCTCACCCAGAAATTGTTCTCTTGCATGTGTttggagaaaaagaaaaaggttatttatttataattttgtgtgtttttttttttaaaaaaaatttaatcgtaGTGGAAAAATGTTAAAAGAGATTAGGTTTGTGGCGGTTTCACggattgtattttgtgagacggagacgaatatcttatttgggtcatttatgaaaaaatattattttttatgctaagaatattattttttattgtgaatatcggtaagatggATTCGTAAAGATTCGTGTGATCGTATCAAAAGAAAATtactttaaaagattatttgTATTCACACGTAACTCTAGAGTGAGTAACGCTCTCTCTTGGAAAAAATACTgatcataaaataaatttctgattttgatataaaaaaaaaaaaaacaaaagtaagTTTGAGAAAAGAATTCCATGGATGAATTTTTTGAGAATAGAAAATGTCGCGTCAATTGATAAAAGGAAGAGATTTCAAGTTCATACgtaaatatgataatttaaatattgtgatttaaaaaattctatCAACTTATCATTCGAATCTTATTAATGAAATCGaaatctaaaattaaataataaaataatttaataacataaatatttatttatcccGGTGTAGATTGGAGCTGGCTATCTCACAACGCAGGCTGCATCCATTGCATCACAATTATGTGAACCATGCAGgttgaattttttattaattaatttatttatatatatgtggattttttaaaataattattttagaatGAATATATTTGGTATTTTTCGAGGAGAAATTGATCCTTTATATACGTGGCAAAATATATGAAGTTTCGTGACAACTCCACGTGTGGTGGTGTACAAATGTCTACTATAGTTGtaagaataattaatttttctgtctttttaatataataataataatttattaaagtttaaaGATATAAAACTATCCCACGTCGTTATTCTGAGTAGCTTTTCTATCTttatagtatttatttatttattatatatttaatctcGAGAAGTttgttaaaatatgaaaatttaaatctatttatatttttatatcaacCATGTGATGACCATACAaatccaaataataaaaataagtatGATTGCATGGCATaagttaattgattaaattttatttttagtttttcctcAAATACCTATCACATTTATAATAAGTACTAGTGCATCGACgcttgtacaatttttttttataatttatttagtttaaatttaaatgtggatcaaaatataattataagaaatagtgatgGACTAtaatgtaattttgatatatgaattaaaaaataaatagtaaaaaaaaaagaactaaaaAAAGACCTAAGTAGGAATTGAACCTACAACTAATGCATAAAAAACAAAGAATTTATCTGCTGAACTACATATGACTTGCATTAAAATCTtaatactttattaatatatataattattaaaaacagaccatgacaccaaaaaGTTAGTTACTATAAATGTcttaaacttaataatatactaTAGATAGTAATGATATTTGATGAGACTTGGGGATTTTTTGAATGCATGATTGAGATTGTATGGTTATTTCCATTTGTTACATTGAAATTGATGAGTTATGAAAAAAAcgaaataattgaaaatttgcTAATTCTCATGGTACCCGAACCActacttttaaattttattatacttTTGGTACTGATGCAGCCCAAATCACGACGAAGTCGTCGATATCGACTGGGAGAGTCTAGGATTCGGATTAATGCAGACGGACTACATGTACAAGATGAAGTGCGGGAAAGATGAGCAATTCAAGCAAGGCCAGCTGAGCAGCTATGGGAACATCGAATTGAGCCCATCCGCCGGAGTCTTGAACTATGGCCAGGTCCCCATTTTTATTCACATGACTATGAGATTAATGGTCTTTATATAATTTCTTAAGTTTCTAAAATATAAATGATATTTGGCATGTATCATCATTCATCACAAGATGTTCCTATGAGCTTGCAACAGAAATTTGAATGTCTGTCGATTTTGAACTTGATAATCAAGAACGAGATGCCTCATTTTGTATTTCATCAGTTCAAAAACAAGCGTTAGTCGAAATTTCGAATGAGTCACCAACTCGTTTCCTTAATATTTTGAACTTAGTAATTATCATTAGCCCCATCTTTGAACGACACAGCACCTGGAATGTGTATACTTTCGAGTTATCTGTTGCTCTAGTCTATTAATCATTCGATAATTTATTAAGATATCGAATCTTAAAGCCAATGTTCATACCCAACTGAATCTTTAGAGACATGCTAGCTAGCTAGCTTATAAAGGATTAGAAGTAGCTATTTAGTTGTGAAAATTTGCAACAGGGGCTGTTCGAAGGAACAAAAGCCTACAGAAGAGAAGATGGAGGAATCTTTCTGTTCCGTCCAGAGGAGAATGCGATCCGCATGCAGATTGGCGCAGAAAGAATGTGCATGCCTTCCCCTTCGATCCACCAATTCGTTGATGCCGTTAAACGAACTGCTCTTTCCAACAGGCGATGGGTGATTACTCTCGTTTCTTCTGCTTTTGCTTGCCATGGAGCTTTCTTCaacttccattttcttttcttgaatTGGAGCAGATTCCTCCGGCGGGAAAAGGGTCCTTGTACATTAGGCCTCTGCTCATTGGAAGTGGAGCTGTGCTTGGGTTGGCACCATCTTCTGAGTACACTTTTCTTGTGTATGCTTCCCCTGTTGGGAACTATTTTAAGGTTGCTTtaagtttttctttttttactttgtgtcattgaaaaatgtttatgaaatgcattgatttgatgtattttcttgtttttggttGGTGTTGCAGGAAGGTGCGGCACCCTTGAAATTGTATGTTGAAGATGAGTTCCATCGAGCAATGCGTGGTGGAGCTGGAGGCGTTAAAACCATTACCAATTATGCTCCGGTAAAATCGTATTTTCTTCCATGTATTTGATAGAGATCTTCTATTGAGATGCACtccaaatttaaagaaaaaggacaaATTTGGTCTGCAATTGTTCTACAATTTCACCCGTATCATCAGATGGTTGTTTCTCAGATTCTTTTTTAGTTATATATCACTTACGAAAGAAAATAGAATATAAAGTAATGAAAAGAGGTAGTGTGCTTGGAGGTTAAATATTGTGCTCTTCGAGTTCGCTGTTTCTCTGAAATCGTTTTTTACTTTACAAGTCAGCCTTCCATTCTTCCCAATACACTGAATTGAGGAATTTTCTGCATTTTTTCTGAGTTGTCCATGTGTATGACCATGATGTCTTCGGAGCTTGTAGGTTTTGAGAGCTATTCGTAGAGCAAGAGACAGAGGTTTCTCCGATGTCTTATACCTCAATTCAGTGGATAAGAGAAACATTGAAGAGGTCTCTTCCTGTAACGTGTTCATGGTGAAGGTATTAATCCCATACAAATATAACTTAGGATGTTAAGTGAATAAACCTTTTCATGTTGTCACCGCAAATTACCATGGTTCTGTTATTTTCACATGAACTGGCGCTATGCTACGAGTCTCATTATCCTCGAATAATTGTGATCACTCGAAATGTTTACCTTCGGCTTAATAGTTTCAACAATATATCTTTGCTACAACATTTCTGTTTTACTGTTTATATAGTATAATAAGCTTCTGCTGTTTGCAGTTCATTCCTTTTCAGAAGAAGTACAAAAAACATGTAAAGAATGAAGCACATATAATGTATTTACATTTACATTATGAGATTCTAATCACTTGCACAGGACAATATTCTTTCCACCCCAGCAACCAATGGAACTATTCTTGAAGGTGTGACGCGCAAAAGCATCATGGATATTGCATCTGATCTCGGTTACCAGGTAATATTGGCTTAAACCAGTTCAGTCTCTAAGAAATAGGAAAGTTCAAGATGCAATAGCCTGAGTTCTTACCTCCTATTTCTGAGCACATATGCAAATCTTAAAAACAACTAAGAAATAAGCTGGGTCGATAAGGTGTTGACGTGTGTTGTGAAAAATCTTTTGATTTTGGATATAACATTCAGACAAGTAATGAGACTGAAACTTCTGAAAAAATACAATCAATCAATATAGAGGCTTGAAGGTGATGTGATCTAATTGCGCCATATATTTTCCTAGAACAAAACAATCCCCCATAACTCTTCCGTTGAACCCTAAATCTCTAATGGTAAACTACACGTAGTTTGTGGATGAACCCTTAGGACCGTGGGCACGATATAGATTCCCTAAATCTAGACCTTTAAGCAGATTGCTTTGGTCATATCAACTAGTCATTTTACACAGTTTGGAAAAGGTTGCCAGTGTTTGTGGTAAGTGTTTCTATTGAGACTTCATTTCATTCATATAACACAAATTGAAGCTTAATCGTTGATTTGTGGACAAATATCTCTTCATCTGATCATTCCGTTGGATCTGAAGAGATCCTTTTGCTTGAACAGTTCCTTGTTCCCGAAGCTCTGGTTTAGATTTCTCTATTGCTCTATGACATCTTAAAGTAATCCAGAATCGATATCTTTGTTATTTCAGTGTTTGCTCTTGTTTTCTGGAATAAAAGCCCAAGTTTTGACTAATAAaattaacatatttttcatCATCAGATTTAACATTTTGGATCTGACAAATAACTTGTGATATGTTTAAAAATTGCATTGGAGTATCACCAACAGTTCCTTGGAAAAATCCATATACGGTATCATGTGCATGTCATGATAGAAGGGAATTTGCCTTTCCATCTGCATGTTTTGAATATGCTACACCTTGTGTTAAATACATTTTGTGTGTTGGGCCAGGTTGAGGAGCGTCCCATTCCAATTGAAGAGTTGCTCGACGCCGATGAAGTATTCTGCACAGGGACGGCAGTTGGTGTTGCTCCGGTAGGAAGTATCGCTTACAAGGGTAACATGTAAGGATTCATAGACACCTCTAACAACTGTTAGAATTCAACTTAAACCAGTAATATTAATGAAGCCACTGCAATCTGTTGAATGCTAATTTCACATGAACATTAGATTTGAACTGCACTTGATTCATTCAGTACATTCAAGATTAGTTCAGTACAGGATCCTCACAGAGTATCATGTTTGCTAACTTGTGAACAGTCCACATAAGAGCAAATGTGGTATATCTTTTATGTAGCCATTCTTGTTAAAGCGATACGCAATTGTTTTTTCTTAGGAGGGAATACAAGGTGAACGATCAACTCGCGTGCCAGAAACTGTATTCAAAACTTGTTGGGATCCAGAAAGGCATTGTTGAAGACAAAAGAGGATGGGTGGTTGAAATTGATTGAGTtctgttttcatttaaaaagaaatttggTTCACTATTTTGACCCTTTCTTGAACTGTAAACTTGTGAATGTTGGTCTGGAATTGAATGATTTTTAGAGTTTGCAAAACAACCATTATGAGTAATATTAATCATCATAGAATTGATTCTGTAATAAAATCCATCAAATTTCTCAATTAAGGGGACCAACTGTCACGTCTACAACAAAAGAAATGAAATTTTCTGTATGATTCTCATGTAAACTTCTACCAAAAACATTTATGATCCCcaacaaattaaaattagtgaGAACAACAATATCCAAACTGGAGACTTAAATTTGAACTCCATCTAACAAAATCAAGGGGTGCGATATTATTTTGCAATAATCCTATGTTTGAATCAAATAATATGAATACGGGCACGAAGTGAAAGGCAGTATCTTTCCTTCTTTTCCTTGAAACAGCTTTTAGCTTCAAATTCTTCTTATCGAATCATATCATTAACTGGATACTAGTTATCCTTCGAGGTCCAAGAATCACTGGAAGATTTTCGACTTGATTGCTTCGAATGTCAACTGTACGAGTTAAGATGGAAAATTTGAC comes from Primulina huaijiensis isolate GDHJ02 chromosome 2, ASM1229523v2, whole genome shotgun sequence and encodes:
- the LOC140965416 gene encoding branched-chain-amino-acid aminotransferase 2, chloroplastic, with the protein product MMQRIACFQRFPRLHVAEIYGTKIGAGYLTTQAASIASQLCEPCSPNHDEVVDIDWESLGFGLMQTDYMYKMKCGKDEQFKQGQLSSYGNIELSPSAGVLNYGQGLFEGTKAYRREDGGIFLFRPEENAIRMQIGAERMCMPSPSIHQFVDAVKRTALSNRRWIPPAGKGSLYIRPLLIGSGAVLGLAPSSEYTFLVYASPVGNYFKEGAAPLKLYVEDEFHRAMRGGAGGVKTITNYAPVLRAIRRARDRGFSDVLYLNSVDKRNIEEVSSCNVFMVKDNILSTPATNGTILEGVTRKSIMDIASDLGYQVEERPIPIEELLDADEVFCTGTAVGVAPVGSIAYKGNMREYKVNDQLACQKLYSKLVGIQKGIVEDKRGWVVEID